CGAAGGTACGCATGACTTCCCCAGGCTGAACCAGCAGAATCTCACCCACCAAGGTCCGGCGCAATTCCTCGTTGCCTTCAGGACTACGACTCAGGAGCAGGAAACTCCCGGCCGCCGCCACCACGTACACAATGCCGATCAGGGCCTCCTGGGGCACTCGCCCTCCTTTTGCCCGGGGACGGGTCAGGGTCAGAATGGCTGCCCCCGCCAGCGTGAATGCGCCAGACCAGGCCGTGGTCTGCCAATCGTGTGCATCATGCCCCAATAGAATGGCCATGCAAATTCCCAGAGCTGCCACCTGAGCCAGCGCGAGATCAACAAAGATGATCTCGCGCTTCACAATGTGGAGTCCTAGGTACACCAGCAAGCCGGGAAGCAGCAGGCAGGCCACAAAGGGCCACACCATGATCTCAAAGGCCTCGCTCATGGTTTCCGCTTCTCTCCCAACGCGGCAGTGAGGGTGTTTACAAGATAATCCATAAATTCAATATAGCCCGCCTCCGTTCCCTTAATACCGCCCGGGTACTGGGAAAAGTCCAGGACAACCGCCCCGGTTTTGAGAGCCACGGTCTCGGCAACTTTTCGATTCTGGTAAGGTTCAACCAAGATTACCCGGATGCCATCCCGCTTCATCGTGACAACGACATCGGCTAAATGGGCAGGAGACGGAGGAATTCCCGGTCTCGGCTCCAAAAACAGATCGATCGTGAGGTTGAAGCGTTTGGCAAAATACGGCCATGAGTTGTGAAAAGCCGTCAGGCGCTTTCCGTTAAACGGCTCCAGTTGTTTCTGCCAGATCGCCAATTTGGCGTCGAGGCGGGATAAGAAGGCCGACAGTCTGGCGCTGTACTGGTCAGCCTGGTCGGGATCCGCTGCGGCAAGGGCCTTGCTAATCCGTTCCGCCACCTGCCGCGCATTCACCGGGTCAGTCATATAATGGGGGTTGCCCATGGCATGAATGTCGCCCTGGGCACGATCCCGGATGGAGGGGACCTCAAGCATGGAAATGCCTTCTGCACAGGCCACATGCGCTGGCCGGCCCAGCACTAACCGTGGATTGCGTGATCCTTCAATCAAAGGCGGTAACCAACCAACCTCAAGTTCCGCCCCTCCCTCAATCAGCAGGTCGGTTCGCGCAAGTTTGGCGATATAGCTGGGTTTCGGTGTTACAAAATGGGCGTCCTCACCCGGCTGGGCCAGGACGGACACCTGCACCGCATCACCCCCTATCTCGCGGGCGATCGCCCCGAAGTCCGCAGTGGTGGCCACCACATTCAGTCTTTTCCCGGCGGCTACCAGGGCTTGAGCTGAACAAAGGGCTAAAACAACAGTCAGTATCCAAATTGATTTTTGATTCATAATAGTGAGTCCTTTTTGGTTAGAATTTGTGGGCGGCGTGGGCTCCAAGAGCAAGCATCCACTGGAGGTAGACTTCAGCAACATCCTGTTTGCCATCAGCGGTCTCATAGGACCCTTCGCTGACTTGCAGGCGGATGCGCGAGAATTCAGACGGGGAGAAGTCAACCATCACACCGGTCCGGTAACTGCTCCCGAAATGTTCGGACGTTCCGTCCGGCAACTCGGAATCATTTATCAACCCGACCTGCTCCCAACGGAGCCCTCCACGCCAACGGGGCAAAAATCCATAAAGGGCCTGGAGATAATAGCCATCCTGGTTATCCGTGCGGCTGTTCCCGACCAGTGCCGGATTAAGGTCGTGGGCGACGACATCAAGCGCCTTGCGGCGATTAAAATATTCACCCAGGAAAATAAAGTCGCCCTGCGCATAGGCGTAAGGAGCGTTATATTTATAAACGAAATCACCGCCCCAGAACGAGTTATCCCCATCCAACCAGTGGTCTTCTTCCCCGTTCCCATCGCCATCGTGGGCTTCCTGATGGGTTCCTGAGGCACCAAAGCATCCAAATTGGAGGGCATGATTCCCCGACAGATTGGGGCTGAGCTTCAGCCAGGCGACGCCCACTCTGGGCCCGTCGTGGGCCGGCAAAGGGGCTTCACCGTGGTAGGCGAACATCGTCTCGTTATCACCCTGGAATGCTTCCACCCCCGCGATGAGGTAGAAAGGCGTGGGTGCCAGCCAGGTGGCTTGAAGGCCCTTGTCATTCAGTCCGTGATCACCAAGACAGAGCTTATAGATCAAGGGTTGATCAGTAAAATCCCACTGGTGCGAGTGCTGGGCATTGAGATAGCCGAAGTCGCTGTAGAACTTGCCGCCTTTCAATTTGAAACCATAGGGTAAACCGGTTGTCTCCATCTCGGCGGTCTCCAGTTCCGCCCCCTTTTCGTCAACTGCGGCAATGGCCGAGCCTTTAAAGTAGGGATCCGCGCTGGCGGAGAGCTGAAGCTCCACATGACGGAGATTGAATCCTTCTTCAACACCGTGGTGATGCTCCTCGTCGCCGTGGGTATGGCCGAATCCGGACATCTCCTCGAGGATATGGCTAACTCCCTCCTCCGAGTCATCGGCGTGATAAAACATATCAATGACAAGGGAAAGGTCCGGGTTAAAAGCGGAAAGTCCACCGGTTTGAGGGGTGCCTTGGGAAAACGCCAATGGCGTACCCGCGATCATGTAAATCGCGAAAAGAAAAAGAATGGCATAGAAACGAAAAATCATGAGAATCCTCCTGAGAATGGAAAGTTATGAAATGCGGGCAAAAGCCCGACGCCTGACAGACTGCAACCACTGTAAAATTGTCAGCTGACAGGAGGTGCACGCGCCTGGGCGGAATTCCAAAGTAACGCAGATACGAACACCGGGCTCGCTTCAGGAACAAATCCAACGGTTAGCTGAACGATGTTACCGGCATTGAGCGGGAGCGTAGTAATGAAAGAAGTGTTGGCGACCTGGCAGATGGGACAATGGGTGTCACTTCCAGCCGCAGCGTGATCCTCACAATGCAGCTTGTGGATGACAGGAATCAGAAGGGTTCCGCCAATAAACAGCAGGAACAGAAACAGGCCAATAGCTTTTGTTAGTCCCTTAGACATGTTTGTACGATCAGCCTATGACACTCATGGTGAAATGACAATCCTATAAAGGCAGAAAACGGCAGAAAACGCAGAAATGCCTAGTGAACTGGACTTTTCTACACATGCAATTTATCAACATCTGGCGCCTGCCGGCGTCAGATAAGGTCGAACCGGTCCAGGTTCATCACCTTGTTCCAGGCGGCCACGAAGTCATGCACGAACTTCTGCGGGGAGTCCTTGCAGCCATAGACTTCCGCCAGCGCCCGGAGCTGGGAGTTCGAACCGAAGATGAGGTCGACACGGGTGCCGGCCCACTTAAGCTCGCCTGTGACGCGATCGCGCCCTTCAAACAGGTCGCTTGCTTCCGAGGCCGCCTTCCATGTGGTGCGCATGTCGAGCAGGTTGACGAAGAAGTCGTTCGTCAGCGCCCCGGGGCGCTTGGTGAAGACGCCGTGTTGAGTCTGGTTGTAATTGATGTTCAGGACGCGTAGACCGCCGACGAGCACCGTCATCTCAGGTGCCGTCAACGTCAGCAATTGCGCACGGTCAACCAGCAGTTCCTCGGCTGATACCGAGAACTTGGTCTTGAGGTAGTTGCGGAACCCATCTGCAACCGGCTCGAGCACCGCGAAGGACGCCACATCGGTCTGGGCCTGTGACACATCCATCCGCCCCGGCGTGAAGGGAACCGTCACGTCGCAGCCGGCCTTTTTCGCCGCCGCTTCCACAGCCGCACACCCACCCAACACGATCAGATCGGCCAGCGCGACCTTCTTGCCGCCTGACTGCGCGCTGTTGAAGGCACTCTGGATGACTTCCAGGGCCTTGAGCACCTTCGCCAGTTGAGCCGGCTGGTTGACCGCCCAATCCTTCTGTGGCACCAGGCGAATACGTGCACCATTCGCCCCGCCACGCTTATCGGAGCCACGGAACGTGGACGCCGACGCCCAGGCAGTCGAAACCAGTTCCGATACAGACAGGCCGGAAGCCAGGATCTTGACCTTGAGCGAGGCGATATCCTGTGCATCGATCAGTTTGTGGGTGACGGCCGGAATGGGATCCTGCCAGATCAGCTCTTCGGCCGGAACCTCCGGGCCGAGATAGCGTGCGCGCGGCCCCATGTCGCGGTGGGTCAGCTTGAACCAGGCCCGGGCGAAGGCATCTGCAAACTGATCCGGATGTTCAAAAAAGCGCCGGGATATCTTCTCGTACGCCGGATCGAACCGCAAGGCGAGGTCAGTGGTCAGCATCGCCGGGGCGTGCCGCTTGGACTTGTCATGCGCATCCGGCACCGTGCCGGCACCTGCTCCGTACTTCGGGGTCCACTGCTTCGCACCGGCCGGGCTCTTCGTCAATTCCCATTCATAGCCGAACAGGTTCGAAAAGAAGTTGTTACTCCACTTCGTCGGGGTGGTAGTCCAGACGACTTCCAGGCCGCTGGTGATCGTGTCGCCACCTTTACCCGTACCAAAGCGGCTCTTCCAGCCCAGGCCCTGCTCCTCGATGCCCGCCGCTTCGGGCTCAGGTCCGACATGTTTCGCATCACCGGCGCCATGAGTTTTGCCGAAGGTGTGACCGCCGGCAATCAGCGCAACGGTTTCCTCGTCGTTCATCGCCATACGGGCAAAGGTCTCACGGATATCCTTGGCGGCAGCCAGCGGGTCCGGATTGCCGTTCGGCCCTTCCGGGTTCACATAGATTAGCCCCATCTGTACCGCGGCGAGAGGTTTCTCGAGTTCCCGGTCACCGGAGTAACGCTTGTCGTCCAGCCACTTCCGCTCGGCCCCCCAGTAGATGTCCTCTTCCGGTTCCCAGGCGTCATTGCGCCCGCCGCCGAAACCGAACGTTTTGAAGCCCATGGACTCGAGCGCACAGTTTCCGGCCAGAATCATGAGGTCGGCCCAGGATATCTTGCTGCCATACTTCTGCTTGATCGGCCAGAGCAGCCGGCGTGCCTTGTCGAGATTCGCATTATCCGGCCAGCTGTTGAGCGGCGCCAGGCGCTGGGCACCAGACCCCGCGCCCCCGCGGCCATCACCCATGCGGTAGGTGCCGGCGCTATGCCACGCCATCCGCACGAAAAGCGGCCCGTAATGACCGAAATCGGCCGGCCACCACTCCTGTGAATCGGTCATCAGCGCGTAGAGGTCGCTCTTCACCGCCTTCAGATCGAGCTTCTTGAACTCCTGAGCGTAGTTGAAATCCTTGCCCATCGGATTGCTCATGACGGAGTGCTGGTGGAGTAATTTGAGATTCAACTGGTTAGGCCACCACTCCCGGTTCGAGGGGCCACTGCCCGAGACCTGTTCACGAGTTTTACCAGTTACCGGGCACTTGCTTTCGTTGCTCATGGGCTCTCTCCTGATTAAATTTAAACGCGCACGTAGTCGGAATACTATGTCGGAATCCACAAAAGTAAAGTCAGGCATCCCCTGATTCAGTCATCAGGATTTCCCCTAAAAAAAGTTGACAAGATACGCCATTCCGTAATATGTTAGTCGCTCCAAACATTCAGGGAAGGTCAATCAGCCATGGAAACACACGCTTTAAGTTCGAATATGGAGAATTACCTTGAGACCATTCTGATCCTTATCCGCAAGCATTCGGTCGCGCGGGCCAAGGACATTGCGGAATGCATGAAGGTCAATCGCTCCTCGGTGACGGGCGCGCTCCAGGCCTTGAGCGAACGGGGCCTGGTAAACTATGCGCCTTACGACTTCATTACCCTCACCCCGGACGGGACGGAAGTCGCTTCCAAAGTGCTCTGGCGTCACGAAGCCTTGAGAAACTTCTTTGTCAGCGTGCTTGCTATTGACGACAAGGAGGCGGATGAGGCGGCCTGCCGCATGGAGCACGGCGTCTCCAAAACGATTGTTGACCGACTTCTGGAATTTGCAGCTTTTGTGGAAACCTGCCCTAAAGCGGGCGCAAAATGGGTGCGAGGGTTCGGCTATCAATGCAAAGAAGCCGGGCATACCCGGAGCAACTGCGAAAGCTGCATCTTACAAAGTCTAAAGGAAGTCAGAACCATGCCTGAAAAAACTGATCACCATACTGATTTAACCTTCCTGAGCGAGCTCAAGCCCGGCGAGTCAGGGCTTATCGAAAAAGTTGCAGGTTCCGGAGCCATCAAACGCCGCATTATTGACATGGGATTCACTAAAGGCAGTTTAATTGAAGTCATTCGTGTTGCCCCGATGGGGGATCCCATAGATGTCAAAATCAAAGGTTACCACCTCTCCCTTCGCAAGGAAGAAGCGGCCAGCATCACCGTCATACAGAAAGAAATATCCGGATGATTACCATAAACCCAGCCTGCTATATGCCTTTAAGTGCCGTCCCCACCGGACGCGTCGTTATATTGCGCCGTATCAGGGAAGGCCATAGCCTTGCGACCCGCCTGGCTGACATGGGACTTGTCCCCGGAGTGACCATCAATGTTCAACAGAATGATCGCAATGGCCCGGTCGTCATCGCCCTTAAAGGAGGACGCATGATGCTGGGCAGAGGAATGGCCGAAAAAATGTCGGTCGAATGATTCCGGAGGCATTTTTTTATTCACAATGTTCGGCACTCCGAACTTTTTTATAAACCTTAATGACGCACACTGAATACAGGAATAATTGTAAATGAACCAAAAACTCACATTGGCTCTGGTTGGAAACCCTAATTCAGGAAAGACCACCTTATTCAACAGCATGACCGGCTCCCGGCAACACGTAGGCAACTACCCCGGGGTAACCGTTGAAAAGAAGGAGGGGCTCTGCACATCCGGTGATACGGAAGTCATCGTCGTAGATCTCCCTGGAACCTATAGCTTAACGGCCTACTCTATCGAGGAACTCGTAGCTCGGAACTTCATCGTGGATCAGAAGCCGGACGTCGTGGTGAGCGTCATTGATGCCTCCAACCTGGAGCGTAACTTGTATCTCGCCTTACAAGTCATGGAGCTTGGGCGGCCCGTCGTTCTTGCTTTCAACATGAGTGATGTGGCACGGCAAAGAGGATTGGAGTTCAATCTGGAACTGCTCTCAGCCCTGCTGGGCGCCCCTATTGTGGAAACCATCGGACATCAAGGGAGCGGGATCGGGGAATTGCTCGCCACCGCCGTTCATGCCGCCCATCAGGGCAAGCCACGCAGCATGCCCGACATCCAGTACGGGCAAGACCTGGAAGAAGCCATTACTCGCATCAGTCGGCTCCTTAAGCAAGATTTGAACTTTATCAACGATCGTGAAGTTCGCTGGACGGCCATCAAACTTCTTGAAGCTGACAAGGAAGTAACTGGGAAAATATCCAACCCTGTCATCCTGACAGCCATCCAAGAGGAATGCACCCGGCTGGAAGCAGTACTCGGTGATTCTGCGGAAATGATCATAGCGGATCGCCGTTATGGCTTTATTTCGGGCGCCTGCCAGGAGGCGGTCCGCTCCACCATTGAGTCCCGGCACACGCGCAGTGATCGCATTGATGAGATTGTGATTCACCGGTTGTGGGGACTCCCCATTTTCCTCGGCCTCATGTACCTGGTATTCTGGCTGACCTTCACGGTGGGCACCCCGCCCATGGAGTGGCTGGACATCCTTTTCGGGTGGCTTGGCCATATGGTGTCTGGCTTTTGGCCGCAGGGGTCCGACAGCCTGCTGAAATCACTTCTGGTGGACGGCATCATTGCCGGCGTGGGCGGCGTGCTGGTCTTCCTGCCCAATATCCTGCTGCTGTTCCTGGCCATCGCGGTTCTCGAGGACTCTGGCTATATGGCACGAGTCGCCTTCCTGATGGACCGCCTGATGCACAAGATCGGGCTCCATGGAAAAAGCTTTATTCCCATGCTGACCGGATTAGGCTGTTCCGTCCCGGCCATCATGGCAACGCGAACACTGGAAAACCAGCGGGATCGCCTCACCACAATGCTGGTGCTTCCCCTCGTCAGTTGCGGCGCCAGACTACCGATATACGCCTTACTTATCCCCGCGTTCTTTCCTGAGGTATGGCGGGCGCCTATGCTCTGGCTCATTTACATCATCGGGATTCTCCTCGCGATCATTTGCACCAAGATCTTGCGTTCGACGCTTTTCAAAGGGGAATCCGTACCATTTGTCATGGAACTCCCCCCCTACCGGATGCCAACCCTGAAGGGGATGGCCATCCATATGTGGGAACGCGCCGGCATCTATCTCAAGAAGGCCGGGACCATGATTCTCGGGGTCTCCATTATCCTCTGGGCGCTAACGACGTTCCCCAAAATGCCGGAAGCCGCGCCCTTCACCACTCCCGAGGCTCAACAGGCAGCCGAGTTATCCCACACCATCGCCGGCCGGATCGGGCATGCCATGGAACCGGTAATCAAGCCGCTGGGCTTCGACTGGCGGATCGGCACGGCCATGATCGGTGCTTTTGCCGCGAAAGAAGTCTTTGTGGCTCAATTGGGGATCGTCTACTCGGTTGGCGAAGCCGACGAAGAATCCGAGTCCCTGCGCGACAAACTGCGGGCCAACTATTCGCCATTGGTCGGTTTCTGCATCATGCTCTTCATGCTTATCTCCGCCCCCTGCATGGCAACCATCGCGGTCACCAAACGCGAAAGCAATTCATGGGGATGGGCCCTGTTTCAATTAGGAGGCCTGACCGTTATGGCCTACGTGTTGACCTTGGTGGTGTACCAGGTGGGCAAAGTTCTGGGGATCGGCATCTGAAAGGCGGCTAAACATGATCGAGACCATCATCGTTCTGAGTCTGGTTGGATTGGCGTTACTTGGCATTGCACGATCACTCTGGAAACAGGTAACCAACAAGAAGGGCGGCTGTCAGGGCTGTTCTGAAGGGTGTTCACCGCACTCATCTTGCAGTAGCCCAGAAAGCAGTAACCTTAATGCGGGGCAGAAACAACAACAAGAAAGGGAGACAGAAAATGAATAGAGCTAAAGTTGGGTTTGTAATGGCGGTCATGATGGCAGGATTGACAGCAACCAGTCATGCTGACAGAAGGAGTTATGTATGGACGTATGAAAGCATCACCATGCCCGCAGGAATGGCGGAGGGTGAATATTACCTGACCGCCAAGGTGCCGGACACCGGTGCATCGGATGACAGCACATGGCAACATCAGGTTGAGTTGGAGTATGGCTTGCTGGATAACTGGGACATCAGCATGTACCAGATGTGGAAACAAACCTATGAATCCGATGAAGAATCAGAGTTCAATTACGAGGGATTCAAACTCAGAAGCCGTTACAAGCTAACCAAAACAGGTGACTACATTATCGATCCCTTGATTTATGCCGAATACATCATGAATGCGGCTCCCGACAAAGCAGATGTCGTGGAGGCTAAACTTGTTCTGGCCAAAGATATTGGCAATTTCAATATCGCCTATAACCAGATCATTGAGCGCGCCCTTGAAGGAGATGCGGATACCGAGCATGGGTATGCAGCAGGTATCAGCTATGACATTGTGTCCGCCGTAAGCCTGGGATTGGAAGCCAAAGGAAGTTATTCAGAAGTCGAACACGCAGTAGGCCCGGTCATTTCCGTGGAAACTGAAAAGATATGGCTCTCTCTCGGCATGGCCGCCGGACTGAATGATAACACCGACGACCTGCAGGTCCGGATGATTACTGGATTTTCTTTCTAATCAATCACTCATGAAATTCCGGGTATATCTTACCGCCGTGATGATGTTGGCGTCCTTCTCGGAGGGGGGGGAAGCCAACCGCATCACGGCGAATTCACAAACGCTCTGTCCTGTCATGGAGGGGCGAAAAGTCAGCAGCCGGCTGTATGTCGACCATGAAGGGGAGCGGATTTATGTCTGCTGTGTTCCTTGCGTAAAAGCGCTCAAGAAAAATCCTGTTAAATTCCGGGACAGACTGCGCGCCCAGGGGGTCGTGCTGGAAAAGGTTCCGAAGCCATAATCGGCTACCGCAGCCTTGAAGCCATCCGTGATAATTTCCCGAAACTGGTCATTTCGATGGACGATGTTGAGTTCGGAACCCGCAACGGGATTCGCCACCACCTCGCTTGGGACTTTCTGGCATCAACCAATCTCTAGGTGAATCGATCACCGAAAGGACCGGTCCAAGTCTCCATGGCCGTGCACATTTGCTCCGTCCGCAATGTTCGCAGTGGTTGGGGAGGGAGAAGCTCCTCCTCCCCATGACCTTTGCTACGGATAATTATTTCACGCCACGCCTGGCCATCAAGACCATATCTTCATTGAGGCTCTGTAAGTCTTCCTCGTGCATGACTTCGTCCTGCAGGATTTGCAGGGCCATATTGTAAGTGACCGGATCCCGGTCACGGGTGAACTTGAGCAAATCGTTGTAGTGCTTGATGGCACATTGTTCACCGCGAATATTCTGGCCAAGAATCACTTTGACGTAGGGATCCTTCGGCGCATCGTAGTTACAGTTCGTCAGCTTCAGCCAAATGTCAGGACTGAGCGCTGGAGTTCCGCCCAGCTGGATGATCCGGTCGGCATCCATCCCTGCATGACGGAGCTCATCCAATGCGTGCTGATTCAGTTCCGCCATAACGGAATTCTTCATTGGCCCCTTCACGAGTTTGGCACCAAGCCAATACTGGTAGTAGGCGAGCCACTCATCACAATAAAGCTTGTTCAGCATCGCAATAATCTTATCCGCATCCTTGACAATCTGTCTACCTGTTGTACCCATAATAACCTCCTGCTTTTGTTAACTTATCGAACCTGAATAGCGACACTCGCCTCCATTGGTTCAGCCCATCTCACTCCGCATAACGCCTGCCGCATGACGCAGCATCCGCTCAGTGGCTTCCCACCCCACACATTCATCCGTCACTGAAATGCCATAGTGGAGTGCGGATGAATTCGCAAAAATCTTTTGATTACCTTCGGACAAATGGCTCTCCAGCAGCATCCCGATCAGCGTCTGACTTCCCTGGCGTCGTTGCTCAAGGACGGCATTCCACGCCAGTTCCTGTTTATCAAACCGTTTATTGGCGTTACCATGGCTGCAGTCGACCAGAATGCTGGGCCGCAGACCAGACGCTTGCATTCGGTCTGCTGCGAGCGACACACTTTGACTATCAAAATTGGTCTTGTTACGGGCACCACGAAGAATCATATGCCCTCCAGGGTTACCGGCCGTGCGAACAATAACGGTGCGGCCGTCTCCGTCAATACCCAGGAAGCTCTGAGGATTCCGGGCCGCTTGTATGGCATCTACCGCCACCTGCACATCGCCGTCAGTCCGATTCTTAAATCCAACCGGCATGGAGAGCCCGCTGGCCATCTGGCGATGGGTCTGCGATTCACTGGTTCGGGCGCCAATGGCCGTCCAGGCAACAAGATCAGCGATATATTGCGGGACAATCGGGTCCAGCATCTCTGTGCCGGCAGGAAGCCCGAGTGCATTGATGTTGAGAAGAAGCTGGCGTGCGGTTCGCAAACCGCATGCCATGTCTGCTGAGCCATCCATGCGCGGATCATAAATCAGCCCCTTCCACCCAACGGTCGTGCGGGGCTTTTCGAAATACACACGCATAATGACAAACAGTGTTTCTGCAACTTCATCAGACAACGCTTTTAAACGCCGTGCGTAGTCAATGGCCGCGACGGGATCGTGGATCGAGCAAGGTCCCACAATGACCATGAGTCGTTGGTCTTCACCGGAAAGGATGCGCCGGATGACGGCACGGGCATCGATCACGGTCTTCAGGATGTCGAGTGAGGCAGGGCATTCGCGCTTAAGTTCAGCGGGAGTCACCAGGGGCACCAACTCAAGAACGTTAAGATTCTCCGTTATAATCAAATCTGACATGGTCCGTTTCATGTGTTCACTACATTTCCATCACGTTTGACCACCAGCGCACCCACTGCAGCGCCAATGTCAGCGGCGATCATGGGACACTTGACGGTGAGCAGGAAGAAAATGGGCCTGCCCGACCCCGACAAGGT
This DNA window, taken from bacterium, encodes the following:
- a CDS encoding metal ABC transporter permease; translated protein: MSEAFEIMVWPFVACLLLPGLLVYLGLHIVKREIIFVDLALAQVAALGICMAILLGHDAHDWQTTAWSGAFTLAGAAILTLTRPRAKGGRVPQEALIGIVYVVAAAGSFLLLSRSPEGNEELRRTLVGEILLVQPGEVMRTFALFVAVGVLHFVFRRQFWQLTFDPEKGSTDGRRIWFWDFLFYVLFGIVVTSFVRMGGVLLVFSYLIIPAVCANIFATTMRARLAVGWVVATLASVAGLYASYRLDLPTGAAIVCALGLALLLSSAVRIFQSTDHV
- a CDS encoding metal ABC transporter substrate-binding protein yields the protein MNQKSIWILTVVLALCSAQALVAAGKRLNVVATTADFGAIAREIGGDAVQVSVLAQPGEDAHFVTPKPSYIAKLARTDLLIEGGAELEVGWLPPLIEGSRNPRLVLGRPAHVACAEGISMLEVPSIRDRAQGDIHAMGNPHYMTDPVNARQVAERISKALAAADPDQADQYSARLSAFLSRLDAKLAIWQKQLEPFNGKRLTAFHNSWPYFAKRFNLTIDLFLEPRPGIPPSPAHLADVVVTMKRDGIRVILVEPYQNRKVAETVALKTGAVVLDFSQYPGGIKGTEAGYIEFMDYLVNTLTAALGEKRKP
- a CDS encoding TonB-dependent receptor codes for the protein MIFRFYAILFLFAIYMIAGTPLAFSQGTPQTGGLSAFNPDLSLVIDMFYHADDSEEGVSHILEEMSGFGHTHGDEEHHHGVEEGFNLRHVELQLSASADPYFKGSAIAAVDEKGAELETAEMETTGLPYGFKLKGGKFYSDFGYLNAQHSHQWDFTDQPLIYKLCLGDHGLNDKGLQATWLAPTPFYLIAGVEAFQGDNETMFAYHGEAPLPAHDGPRVGVAWLKLSPNLSGNHALQFGCFGASGTHQEAHDGDGNGEEDHWLDGDNSFWGGDFVYKYNAPYAYAQGDFIFLGEYFNRRKALDVVAHDLNPALVGNSRTDNQDGYYLQALYGFLPRWRGGLRWEQVGLINDSELPDGTSEHFGSSYRTGVMVDFSPSEFSRIRLQVSEGSYETADGKQDVAEVYLQWMLALGAHAAHKF
- the katG gene encoding catalase/peroxidase HPI, which produces MSNESKCPVTGKTREQVSGSGPSNREWWPNQLNLKLLHQHSVMSNPMGKDFNYAQEFKKLDLKAVKSDLYALMTDSQEWWPADFGHYGPLFVRMAWHSAGTYRMGDGRGGAGSGAQRLAPLNSWPDNANLDKARRLLWPIKQKYGSKISWADLMILAGNCALESMGFKTFGFGGGRNDAWEPEEDIYWGAERKWLDDKRYSGDRELEKPLAAVQMGLIYVNPEGPNGNPDPLAAAKDIRETFARMAMNDEETVALIAGGHTFGKTHGAGDAKHVGPEPEAAGIEEQGLGWKSRFGTGKGGDTITSGLEVVWTTTPTKWSNNFFSNLFGYEWELTKSPAGAKQWTPKYGAGAGTVPDAHDKSKRHAPAMLTTDLALRFDPAYEKISRRFFEHPDQFADAFARAWFKLTHRDMGPRARYLGPEVPAEELIWQDPIPAVTHKLIDAQDIASLKVKILASGLSVSELVSTAWASASTFRGSDKRGGANGARIRLVPQKDWAVNQPAQLAKVLKALEVIQSAFNSAQSGGKKVALADLIVLGGCAAVEAAAKKAGCDVTVPFTPGRMDVSQAQTDVASFAVLEPVADGFRNYLKTKFSVSAEELLVDRAQLLTLTAPEMTVLVGGLRVLNINYNQTQHGVFTKRPGALTNDFFVNLLDMRTTWKAASEASDLFEGRDRVTGELKWAGTRVDLIFGSNSQLRALAEVYGCKDSPQKFVHDFVAAWNKVMNLDRFDLI
- a CDS encoding metal-dependent transcriptional regulator yields the protein METHALSSNMENYLETILILIRKHSVARAKDIAECMKVNRSSVTGALQALSERGLVNYAPYDFITLTPDGTEVASKVLWRHEALRNFFVSVLAIDDKEADEAACRMEHGVSKTIVDRLLEFAAFVETCPKAGAKWVRGFGYQCKEAGHTRSNCESCILQSLKEVRTMPEKTDHHTDLTFLSELKPGESGLIEKVAGSGAIKRRIIDMGFTKGSLIEVIRVAPMGDPIDVKIKGYHLSLRKEEAASITVIQKEISG
- a CDS encoding FeoA family protein, translating into MITINPACYMPLSAVPTGRVVILRRIREGHSLATRLADMGLVPGVTINVQQNDRNGPVVIALKGGRMMLGRGMAEKMSVE
- the feoB gene encoding ferrous iron transport protein B, which gives rise to MNQKLTLALVGNPNSGKTTLFNSMTGSRQHVGNYPGVTVEKKEGLCTSGDTEVIVVDLPGTYSLTAYSIEELVARNFIVDQKPDVVVSVIDASNLERNLYLALQVMELGRPVVLAFNMSDVARQRGLEFNLELLSALLGAPIVETIGHQGSGIGELLATAVHAAHQGKPRSMPDIQYGQDLEEAITRISRLLKQDLNFINDREVRWTAIKLLEADKEVTGKISNPVILTAIQEECTRLEAVLGDSAEMIIADRRYGFISGACQEAVRSTIESRHTRSDRIDEIVIHRLWGLPIFLGLMYLVFWLTFTVGTPPMEWLDILFGWLGHMVSGFWPQGSDSLLKSLLVDGIIAGVGGVLVFLPNILLLFLAIAVLEDSGYMARVAFLMDRLMHKIGLHGKSFIPMLTGLGCSVPAIMATRTLENQRDRLTTMLVLPLVSCGARLPIYALLIPAFFPEVWRAPMLWLIYIIGILLAIICTKILRSTLFKGESVPFVMELPPYRMPTLKGMAIHMWERAGIYLKKAGTMILGVSIILWALTTFPKMPEAAPFTTPEAQQAAELSHTIAGRIGHAMEPVIKPLGFDWRIGTAMIGAFAAKEVFVAQLGIVYSVGEADEESESLRDKLRANYSPLVGFCIMLFMLISAPCMATIAVTKRESNSWGWALFQLGGLTVMAYVLTLVVYQVGKVLGIGI
- a CDS encoding FeoB-associated Cys-rich membrane protein is translated as MIETIIVLSLVGLALLGIARSLWKQVTNKKGGCQGCSEGCSPHSSCSSPESSNLNAGQKQQQERETENE
- a CDS encoding ferritin-like domain-containing protein, with product MGTTGRQIVKDADKIIAMLNKLYCDEWLAYYQYWLGAKLVKGPMKNSVMAELNQHALDELRHAGMDADRIIQLGGTPALSPDIWLKLTNCNYDAPKDPYVKVILGQNIRGEQCAIKHYNDLLKFTRDRDPVTYNMALQILQDEVMHEEDLQSLNEDMVLMARRGVK
- a CDS encoding 3-deoxy-7-phosphoheptulonate synthase, whose protein sequence is MKRTMSDLIITENLNVLELVPLVTPAELKRECPASLDILKTVIDARAVIRRILSGEDQRLMVIVGPCSIHDPVAAIDYARRLKALSDEVAETLFVIMRVYFEKPRTTVGWKGLIYDPRMDGSADMACGLRTARQLLLNINALGLPAGTEMLDPIVPQYIADLVAWTAIGARTSESQTHRQMASGLSMPVGFKNRTDGDVQVAVDAIQAARNPQSFLGIDGDGRTVIVRTAGNPGGHMILRGARNKTNFDSQSVSLAADRMQASGLRPSILVDCSHGNANKRFDKQELAWNAVLEQRRQGSQTLIGMLLESHLSEGNQKIFANSSALHYGISVTDECVGWEATERMLRHAAGVMRSEMG